A genomic window from Motacilla alba alba isolate MOTALB_02 chromosome 2, Motacilla_alba_V1.0_pri, whole genome shotgun sequence includes:
- the FKBP14 gene encoding peptidyl-prolyl cis-trans isomerase FKBP14, translated as MAAGLLLLGSALLCAALGCAGAALIPPAADVKVEVLHKPFLCHRKTKWGDMMLVHYEGFLERDGSMFHSTHKHNNGQPMWFTLGIREALKGWDRGLKDMCVGEKRKLTIPPALAYGKEGKGKIPPESTLIFNIDLLEIRNGPRSHESFQEMDLNDDWKLSKQEVKIYLKKEFEKHGAVVNDTQHDALVEDIFDKEDEDSDGFISAREFTYKHDEL; from the exons ATGGCggcggggctgctgctgctgggctccgCCCTGCTGTGCGCGGCGCTGGGCTGCGCGGGCGCGGCGCTGATCCCCCCCGCGGCCGACGTGAAGGTGGAGGTGCTGCACAAGCCTTTCCTCTGCCACAGGAAGACCAAGTGGGGGGACATGATGCTGGTTCACTACGAGGGCTTCTTGGAGAGGGACGGCTCCATGTTTCACTCGAC tcaCAAGCACAACAATGGTCAACCTATGTGGTTTACACTTGGCATAAGGGAAGCTCTCaaaggctgggacagagggTTGAAGGACATGTGTGTGGGAGAGAAACGGAAGCTGACTATTCCACCAGCCCTTGCTtatggaaaagaagggaaag GAAAAATTCCACCTGAGAGCACACTGATTTTCAACATTGACCTTCTAGAAATAAGAAATGGACCAAGGTCTCATGAGTCATTCCAAGAGATGGATCTTAATGATGACTGGAAACTATCCAAGCAAGAG GTGAAAATTTACTTGaagaaagaatttgaaaagcaTGGAGCAGTGGTAAATGACACGCAGCATGATGCTTTGGTTGAAGACATATTTGATAAAGAGGATGAAGACAGTGACGGGTTTATATCTGCGAGGGAATTCACGTACAAGCATGATGAGCTGTAG